Proteins encoded together in one Salvelinus namaycush isolate Seneca chromosome 26, SaNama_1.0, whole genome shotgun sequence window:
- the LOC120021317 gene encoding V-type proton ATPase 116 kDa subunit a2-like isoform X2: MGSVFRSEEMCLVQLFLQSGSAYDCISELGEMGLVEFRDLNPSVNSFQRRFVSEIKRCEEMERILGYLLREIRKANIAVPEDDEICPVAPPPKHVLEIMEQLQRLEVELSEVARNKEKLQRNLLELTEYTHMLRITRTFVHSRSRNKALGPQYEEFQSIESDSAGCTGMQRLGAKLGFVSGLIHRVKVEAFERMLWRVCKGYTILSYAELGESLADLDTGEISTNVVFLISFWGDQIGQKVQKICDCYHCHLYPHPENDEERADVMDSLRTRIQDLNNVLHRTEEYLRQVLQKASESAFTWVVQVKKMKAIYHILNLCSFDVTNKCLIAEVWCPVNDLTNLRGALEEGSRKGDATVPSFVNRIPSNDTPPTLLRTNKFTSGFQSIVEAYGVGDYREVSPAPYTIITFPFLFAVMFGDLGHGMVMACFALWMVLTEKSHKRKRSDNEIWTMFFEGRYIILMMGLFSVYTGLIYNDCFSKSLNIFGSGWSVRAMFTDQQWTNETLQTNTLLILDPNVSGVFVGPYPFGIDPIWNMAVNRLSFLNSYKMKMSVIIGVMHMSFGVVLSVFNHLHFKQRFNIYLLFLPELLFLLCLFGYLVFMIIYKWLAFGARDSRLAPSILIHFINMFLMQGGDNTPLYPGQTGLQVFLVVVALLCVPVLLIGKPVYLYWLHRGGKSLRLRRGYERVRRVSEDDMSQAPAYADDEEEGFDDLMTSRDTQPKEFDFGDVFLHQAIHTIEYCLGCISNTASYLRLWALSLAHAQLSEVLWAMVMRLGLRMTSRLGVLFLVPVFSLFAVLTVSILLVMEGLSAFLHALRLHWVEFQNKFYHGTGIKFAPFDFSALPSVFEQDGLL; this comes from the exons ATGGGCTCGGTGTTCCGAAGTGAGGAGATGTGTTTGGTGCAGTTGTTTCTGCAGTCCGGTTCTGCATACGATTGCATAAGTGAGCTGGGAGAAATGGGTCTGGTCGAGTTTCGAGAT CTCAACCCCAGTGTCAACTCGTTCCAGCGCCGTTTCGTCAGCGAAATCAAGAGATgcgaggagatggagagaattcTGG GGTACCTTTTGAGGGAAATCCGAAAGGCAAATATTGCCGTGCCAGAAGATGACGAAATCTGTCCAGTCGCCCCTCCCCCCAAACATGTCCTTGAGATCATG GAGCAGCTCCAGAGGCTGGAGGTGGAGCTTAGTGAGGTGGCCAGGAACAAAGAGAAGCTGCAGCGGAATCTTCTGGAGCTGACTGAGTACACACACATGCTGAGGATCACGCGCACCTTCGTACACAGCCGCTCCCGG AATAAGGCCCTTGGCCCCCAGTATGAAGAGTTCCAATCCATTGAGTCAGACTCTGCAGGCTGCACTGGTATGCAGAGACTGGGAGCCAAGCTGGG GTTCGTGTCAGGTCTAATCCACCGGGTGAAGGTGGAGGCCTTTGAGCGCATGTTGTGGAGGGTGTGTAAGGGTTACACTATCCTCAGCTATGCAGAGCTGGGCGAGAGCCTCGCTGACCTGGACACG GGTGAGATCAGCACAAATGTGGTGTTCCTCATCTCATTCTGGGGTGACCAGATTGGACAGAAGGTCCAGAAGATCTGTGATTG TTACCACTGTCACCTTTACCCCCACCCTGAGAACGACGAGGAGAGGGCAGATGTGATGGACAGCCTAAGGACACGCATCCAGGACTTAAACAAT GTGCTCCACCGCACTGAGGAGTACCTGAGGCAGGTGCTGCAGAAGGCCTCAGAGTCAGCCTTCACCTGGGTAGTGCAGGTGAAGAAGATGAAGGCTATCTACCACATCCTCAACCTGTGTAGCTTTGACGTCACCAACAAGTGTCTCATAGCTGAGGTGTGGTGCCCTGTCAATGACCTGACCAACCTGCGGGGGGCGTTGGAGGAAGGCTCG AGAAAAGGTGACGCCACTGTACCATCCTTTGTAAACCGAATCCCAAGCAACGACACTCCGCCTACGCTCTTGAGAACAAACAAGTTCACCTCTGGCTTTCAGAGTATCGTAGAGGCTTATGGGGTTGGAGACTACAGGGAGGTTAGTCCAG CCCCCTACACCATCATTACGTTCCCGTTCTTGTTTGCGGTCATGTTTGGGGACCTTGGTCACGGCATGGTCATGGCATGCTTTGCCCTGTGGATGGTGCTGACAGAGAAGAGCCACAAGCGCAAGCGCTCTGATAATGAG ATCTGGACAATGTTCTTCGAGGGACGTTATATCATACTAATGATGGGCCTTTTCTCTGTGTACACGGGGCTGATCTACAATGACTGCTTCTCCAAGTCACTCAACATATTTGGCTCAGGCTGGAGTGTTAGGGCTATGTTCACAGATCAGCAGTGGAC AAATGAAACACTCCAAACAAATACTTTGCTCATCCTTGATCCTAATGTCAGTGGTGTCTTCGTTGGACCATACCCTTTTGGCATTGATCCT ATATGGAACATGGCAGTGAATCGCCTGTCCTTCCTGAACTCCTACAAGATGAAGATGTCTGTCATCATAGGGGTCATGCACATGAGCTTTGGGGTGGTGCTCAGTGTTTTCAACCATCT GCACTTCAAACAGAGGTTCAACATCTACCTGCTGTTCCTCCCTGAGTTGCTGTTCCTGCTGTGTCTCTTTGGCTACCTGGTCTTCATGATCATCTACAAGTGGCTGGCGTTTGGTGCACGTGACTCCCGCCTGGCCCCCAGCATCCTCATCCACTTCATCAACATGTTCCTAATGCAGGGAGGGGACAACACCCCTCTCTACCCCGGACAG ACTGGGCTGCAGGTCTTCCTGGTGGTGGTGGCTctgctgtgtgtgcctgtgctgCTGATAGGAAAACCTGTCTACCTCTACTGGCTGCACCGTGGAGGGAAGAGCCTGCGATTGCGCAGG GGTTATGAGAGAGTTCGGCGTGTGAGTGAGGATGATATGTCCCAAGCACCAGCTTACGCtgatgatgaggaagagggaTTTGATGACCTCATGACCAGCAGGGACACCCAGCCTAAGGAG TTTGACTTTGGGGATGTGTTCCTGCACCAGGCCATCCATACCATAGAGTATTGCCTGGGCTGCATCTCCAACACGGCGTCTTACCTACGTCTCTGGGCCCTCAGCTTGGCCCATGCTC AGCTTTCCGAGGTGCTGTGGGCCATGGTGATGCGTCTGGGCCTGAGGATGACCTCCAGACTGGGGGTGCTGTTTCTGGTACCAGTGTTCAGCCTGTTCGCTGTGCTCACTGTGTCCATCCTGCTTGTCATGGAAGGGCTCTCCGCCTTCCTCCATGCCCTCCGGCTGCACTG GGTGGAGTTCCAGAATAAGTTCTATCATGGGACGGGTATCAAGTTTGCCCCCTTCGACTTCTCTGCCCTGCCCTCAGTCTTTGAGCAGGACGGTTTACTGTGA
- the LOC120021317 gene encoding V-type proton ATPase 116 kDa subunit a2-like isoform X1: protein MGSVFRSEEMCLVQLFLQSGSAYDCISELGEMGLVEFRDLNPSVNSFQRRFVSEIKRCEEMERILGYLLREIRKANIAVPEDDEICPVAPPPKHVLEIMEQLQRLEVELSEVARNKEKLQRNLLELTEYTHMLRITRTFVHSRSRNKALGPQYEEFQSIESDSAGCTGMQRLGAKLGFVSGLIHRVKVEAFERMLWRVCKGYTILSYAELGESLADLDTGEISTNVVFLISFWGDQIGQKVQKICDCYHCHLYPHPENDEERADVMDSLRTRIQDLNNVLHRTEEYLRQVLQKASESAFTWVVQVKKMKAIYHILNLCSFDVTNKCLIAEVWCPVNDLTNLRGALEEGSRKGDATVPSFVNRIPSNDTPPTLLRTNKFTSGFQSIVEAYGVGDYREVSPAPYTIITFPFLFAVMFGDLGHGMVMACFALWMVLTEKSHKRKRSDNEIWTMFFEGRYIILMMGLFSVYTGLIYNDCFSKSLNIFGSGWSVRAMFTDQQWTNETLQTNTLLILDPNVSGVFVGPYPFGIDPIWNMAVNRLSFLNSYKMKMSVIIGVMHMSFGVVLSVFNHLHFKQRFNIYLLFLPELLFLLCLFGYLVFMIIYKWLAFGARDSRLAPSILIHFINMFLMQGGDNTPLYPGQTGLQVFLVVVALLCVPVLLIGKPVYLYWLHRGGKSLRLRRGYERVRRVSEDDMSQAPAYADDEEEGFDDLMTSRDTQPKEVKTATFDFGDVFLHQAIHTIEYCLGCISNTASYLRLWALSLAHAQLSEVLWAMVMRLGLRMTSRLGVLFLVPVFSLFAVLTVSILLVMEGLSAFLHALRLHWVEFQNKFYHGTGIKFAPFDFSALPSVFEQDGLL from the exons ATGGGCTCGGTGTTCCGAAGTGAGGAGATGTGTTTGGTGCAGTTGTTTCTGCAGTCCGGTTCTGCATACGATTGCATAAGTGAGCTGGGAGAAATGGGTCTGGTCGAGTTTCGAGAT CTCAACCCCAGTGTCAACTCGTTCCAGCGCCGTTTCGTCAGCGAAATCAAGAGATgcgaggagatggagagaattcTGG GGTACCTTTTGAGGGAAATCCGAAAGGCAAATATTGCCGTGCCAGAAGATGACGAAATCTGTCCAGTCGCCCCTCCCCCCAAACATGTCCTTGAGATCATG GAGCAGCTCCAGAGGCTGGAGGTGGAGCTTAGTGAGGTGGCCAGGAACAAAGAGAAGCTGCAGCGGAATCTTCTGGAGCTGACTGAGTACACACACATGCTGAGGATCACGCGCACCTTCGTACACAGCCGCTCCCGG AATAAGGCCCTTGGCCCCCAGTATGAAGAGTTCCAATCCATTGAGTCAGACTCTGCAGGCTGCACTGGTATGCAGAGACTGGGAGCCAAGCTGGG GTTCGTGTCAGGTCTAATCCACCGGGTGAAGGTGGAGGCCTTTGAGCGCATGTTGTGGAGGGTGTGTAAGGGTTACACTATCCTCAGCTATGCAGAGCTGGGCGAGAGCCTCGCTGACCTGGACACG GGTGAGATCAGCACAAATGTGGTGTTCCTCATCTCATTCTGGGGTGACCAGATTGGACAGAAGGTCCAGAAGATCTGTGATTG TTACCACTGTCACCTTTACCCCCACCCTGAGAACGACGAGGAGAGGGCAGATGTGATGGACAGCCTAAGGACACGCATCCAGGACTTAAACAAT GTGCTCCACCGCACTGAGGAGTACCTGAGGCAGGTGCTGCAGAAGGCCTCAGAGTCAGCCTTCACCTGGGTAGTGCAGGTGAAGAAGATGAAGGCTATCTACCACATCCTCAACCTGTGTAGCTTTGACGTCACCAACAAGTGTCTCATAGCTGAGGTGTGGTGCCCTGTCAATGACCTGACCAACCTGCGGGGGGCGTTGGAGGAAGGCTCG AGAAAAGGTGACGCCACTGTACCATCCTTTGTAAACCGAATCCCAAGCAACGACACTCCGCCTACGCTCTTGAGAACAAACAAGTTCACCTCTGGCTTTCAGAGTATCGTAGAGGCTTATGGGGTTGGAGACTACAGGGAGGTTAGTCCAG CCCCCTACACCATCATTACGTTCCCGTTCTTGTTTGCGGTCATGTTTGGGGACCTTGGTCACGGCATGGTCATGGCATGCTTTGCCCTGTGGATGGTGCTGACAGAGAAGAGCCACAAGCGCAAGCGCTCTGATAATGAG ATCTGGACAATGTTCTTCGAGGGACGTTATATCATACTAATGATGGGCCTTTTCTCTGTGTACACGGGGCTGATCTACAATGACTGCTTCTCCAAGTCACTCAACATATTTGGCTCAGGCTGGAGTGTTAGGGCTATGTTCACAGATCAGCAGTGGAC AAATGAAACACTCCAAACAAATACTTTGCTCATCCTTGATCCTAATGTCAGTGGTGTCTTCGTTGGACCATACCCTTTTGGCATTGATCCT ATATGGAACATGGCAGTGAATCGCCTGTCCTTCCTGAACTCCTACAAGATGAAGATGTCTGTCATCATAGGGGTCATGCACATGAGCTTTGGGGTGGTGCTCAGTGTTTTCAACCATCT GCACTTCAAACAGAGGTTCAACATCTACCTGCTGTTCCTCCCTGAGTTGCTGTTCCTGCTGTGTCTCTTTGGCTACCTGGTCTTCATGATCATCTACAAGTGGCTGGCGTTTGGTGCACGTGACTCCCGCCTGGCCCCCAGCATCCTCATCCACTTCATCAACATGTTCCTAATGCAGGGAGGGGACAACACCCCTCTCTACCCCGGACAG ACTGGGCTGCAGGTCTTCCTGGTGGTGGTGGCTctgctgtgtgtgcctgtgctgCTGATAGGAAAACCTGTCTACCTCTACTGGCTGCACCGTGGAGGGAAGAGCCTGCGATTGCGCAGG GGTTATGAGAGAGTTCGGCGTGTGAGTGAGGATGATATGTCCCAAGCACCAGCTTACGCtgatgatgaggaagagggaTTTGATGACCTCATGACCAGCAGGGACACCCAGCCTAAGGAGGTCAAAACCGCAACT TTTGACTTTGGGGATGTGTTCCTGCACCAGGCCATCCATACCATAGAGTATTGCCTGGGCTGCATCTCCAACACGGCGTCTTACCTACGTCTCTGGGCCCTCAGCTTGGCCCATGCTC AGCTTTCCGAGGTGCTGTGGGCCATGGTGATGCGTCTGGGCCTGAGGATGACCTCCAGACTGGGGGTGCTGTTTCTGGTACCAGTGTTCAGCCTGTTCGCTGTGCTCACTGTGTCCATCCTGCTTGTCATGGAAGGGCTCTCCGCCTTCCTCCATGCCCTCCGGCTGCACTG GGTGGAGTTCCAGAATAAGTTCTATCATGGGACGGGTATCAAGTTTGCCCCCTTCGACTTCTCTGCCCTGCCCTCAGTCTTTGAGCAGGACGGTTTACTGTGA
- the LOC120021317 gene encoding V-type proton ATPase 116 kDa subunit a2-like isoform X3: protein MERILGYLLREIRKANIAVPEDDEICPVAPPPKHVLEIMEQLQRLEVELSEVARNKEKLQRNLLELTEYTHMLRITRTFVHSRSRNKALGPQYEEFQSIESDSAGCTGMQRLGAKLGFVSGLIHRVKVEAFERMLWRVCKGYTILSYAELGESLADLDTGEISTNVVFLISFWGDQIGQKVQKICDCYHCHLYPHPENDEERADVMDSLRTRIQDLNNVLHRTEEYLRQVLQKASESAFTWVVQVKKMKAIYHILNLCSFDVTNKCLIAEVWCPVNDLTNLRGALEEGSRKGDATVPSFVNRIPSNDTPPTLLRTNKFTSGFQSIVEAYGVGDYREVSPAPYTIITFPFLFAVMFGDLGHGMVMACFALWMVLTEKSHKRKRSDNEIWTMFFEGRYIILMMGLFSVYTGLIYNDCFSKSLNIFGSGWSVRAMFTDQQWTNETLQTNTLLILDPNVSGVFVGPYPFGIDPIWNMAVNRLSFLNSYKMKMSVIIGVMHMSFGVVLSVFNHLHFKQRFNIYLLFLPELLFLLCLFGYLVFMIIYKWLAFGARDSRLAPSILIHFINMFLMQGGDNTPLYPGQTGLQVFLVVVALLCVPVLLIGKPVYLYWLHRGGKSLRLRRGYERVRRVSEDDMSQAPAYADDEEEGFDDLMTSRDTQPKEVKTATFDFGDVFLHQAIHTIEYCLGCISNTASYLRLWALSLAHAQLSEVLWAMVMRLGLRMTSRLGVLFLVPVFSLFAVLTVSILLVMEGLSAFLHALRLHWVEFQNKFYHGTGIKFAPFDFSALPSVFEQDGLL from the exons atggagagaattcTGG GGTACCTTTTGAGGGAAATCCGAAAGGCAAATATTGCCGTGCCAGAAGATGACGAAATCTGTCCAGTCGCCCCTCCCCCCAAACATGTCCTTGAGATCATG GAGCAGCTCCAGAGGCTGGAGGTGGAGCTTAGTGAGGTGGCCAGGAACAAAGAGAAGCTGCAGCGGAATCTTCTGGAGCTGACTGAGTACACACACATGCTGAGGATCACGCGCACCTTCGTACACAGCCGCTCCCGG AATAAGGCCCTTGGCCCCCAGTATGAAGAGTTCCAATCCATTGAGTCAGACTCTGCAGGCTGCACTGGTATGCAGAGACTGGGAGCCAAGCTGGG GTTCGTGTCAGGTCTAATCCACCGGGTGAAGGTGGAGGCCTTTGAGCGCATGTTGTGGAGGGTGTGTAAGGGTTACACTATCCTCAGCTATGCAGAGCTGGGCGAGAGCCTCGCTGACCTGGACACG GGTGAGATCAGCACAAATGTGGTGTTCCTCATCTCATTCTGGGGTGACCAGATTGGACAGAAGGTCCAGAAGATCTGTGATTG TTACCACTGTCACCTTTACCCCCACCCTGAGAACGACGAGGAGAGGGCAGATGTGATGGACAGCCTAAGGACACGCATCCAGGACTTAAACAAT GTGCTCCACCGCACTGAGGAGTACCTGAGGCAGGTGCTGCAGAAGGCCTCAGAGTCAGCCTTCACCTGGGTAGTGCAGGTGAAGAAGATGAAGGCTATCTACCACATCCTCAACCTGTGTAGCTTTGACGTCACCAACAAGTGTCTCATAGCTGAGGTGTGGTGCCCTGTCAATGACCTGACCAACCTGCGGGGGGCGTTGGAGGAAGGCTCG AGAAAAGGTGACGCCACTGTACCATCCTTTGTAAACCGAATCCCAAGCAACGACACTCCGCCTACGCTCTTGAGAACAAACAAGTTCACCTCTGGCTTTCAGAGTATCGTAGAGGCTTATGGGGTTGGAGACTACAGGGAGGTTAGTCCAG CCCCCTACACCATCATTACGTTCCCGTTCTTGTTTGCGGTCATGTTTGGGGACCTTGGTCACGGCATGGTCATGGCATGCTTTGCCCTGTGGATGGTGCTGACAGAGAAGAGCCACAAGCGCAAGCGCTCTGATAATGAG ATCTGGACAATGTTCTTCGAGGGACGTTATATCATACTAATGATGGGCCTTTTCTCTGTGTACACGGGGCTGATCTACAATGACTGCTTCTCCAAGTCACTCAACATATTTGGCTCAGGCTGGAGTGTTAGGGCTATGTTCACAGATCAGCAGTGGAC AAATGAAACACTCCAAACAAATACTTTGCTCATCCTTGATCCTAATGTCAGTGGTGTCTTCGTTGGACCATACCCTTTTGGCATTGATCCT ATATGGAACATGGCAGTGAATCGCCTGTCCTTCCTGAACTCCTACAAGATGAAGATGTCTGTCATCATAGGGGTCATGCACATGAGCTTTGGGGTGGTGCTCAGTGTTTTCAACCATCT GCACTTCAAACAGAGGTTCAACATCTACCTGCTGTTCCTCCCTGAGTTGCTGTTCCTGCTGTGTCTCTTTGGCTACCTGGTCTTCATGATCATCTACAAGTGGCTGGCGTTTGGTGCACGTGACTCCCGCCTGGCCCCCAGCATCCTCATCCACTTCATCAACATGTTCCTAATGCAGGGAGGGGACAACACCCCTCTCTACCCCGGACAG ACTGGGCTGCAGGTCTTCCTGGTGGTGGTGGCTctgctgtgtgtgcctgtgctgCTGATAGGAAAACCTGTCTACCTCTACTGGCTGCACCGTGGAGGGAAGAGCCTGCGATTGCGCAGG GGTTATGAGAGAGTTCGGCGTGTGAGTGAGGATGATATGTCCCAAGCACCAGCTTACGCtgatgatgaggaagagggaTTTGATGACCTCATGACCAGCAGGGACACCCAGCCTAAGGAGGTCAAAACCGCAACT TTTGACTTTGGGGATGTGTTCCTGCACCAGGCCATCCATACCATAGAGTATTGCCTGGGCTGCATCTCCAACACGGCGTCTTACCTACGTCTCTGGGCCCTCAGCTTGGCCCATGCTC AGCTTTCCGAGGTGCTGTGGGCCATGGTGATGCGTCTGGGCCTGAGGATGACCTCCAGACTGGGGGTGCTGTTTCTGGTACCAGTGTTCAGCCTGTTCGCTGTGCTCACTGTGTCCATCCTGCTTGTCATGGAAGGGCTCTCCGCCTTCCTCCATGCCCTCCGGCTGCACTG GGTGGAGTTCCAGAATAAGTTCTATCATGGGACGGGTATCAAGTTTGCCCCCTTCGACTTCTCTGCCCTGCCCTCAGTCTTTGAGCAGGACGGTTTACTGTGA
- the LOC120021317 gene encoding V-type proton ATPase 116 kDa subunit a2-like isoform X4 → MGSVFRSEEMCLVQLFLQSGSAYDCISELGEMGLVEFRDLNPSVNSFQRRFVSEIKRCEEMERILGYLLREIRKANIAVPEDDEICPVAPPPKHVLEIMEQLQRLEVELSEVARNKEKLQRNLLELTEYTHMLRITRTFVHSRSRNKALGPQYEEFQSIESDSAGCTGMQRLGAKLGFVSGLIHRVKVEAFERMLWRVCKGYTILSYAELGESLADLDTGEISTNVVFLISFWGDQIGQKVQKICDCYHCHLYPHPENDEERADVMDSLRTRIQDLNNVLHRTEEYLRQVLQKASESAFTWVVQVKKMKAIYHILNLCSFDVTNKCLIAEVWCPVNDLTNLRGALEEGSRKGDATVPSFVNRIPSNDTPPTLLRTNKFTSGFQSIVEAYGVGDYREVSPAPYTIITFPFLFAVMFGDLGHGMVMACFALWMVLTEKSHKRKRSDNEIWTMFFEGRYIILMMGLFSVYTGLIYNDCFSKSLNIFGSGWSVRAMFTDQQWTNETLQTNTLLILDPNVSGVFVGPYPFGIDPIWNMAVNRLSFLNSYKMKMSVIIGVMHMSFGVVLSVFNHLHFKQRFNIYLLFLPELLFLLCLFGYLVFMIIYKWLAFGARDSRLAPSILIHFINMFLMQGGDNTPLYPGQTGLQVFLVVVALLCVPVLLIGKPVYLYWLHRGGKSLRLRRGYERVRRVSEDDMSQAPAYADDEEEGFDDLMTSRDTQPKEVKTATVHTSHINI, encoded by the exons ATGGGCTCGGTGTTCCGAAGTGAGGAGATGTGTTTGGTGCAGTTGTTTCTGCAGTCCGGTTCTGCATACGATTGCATAAGTGAGCTGGGAGAAATGGGTCTGGTCGAGTTTCGAGAT CTCAACCCCAGTGTCAACTCGTTCCAGCGCCGTTTCGTCAGCGAAATCAAGAGATgcgaggagatggagagaattcTGG GGTACCTTTTGAGGGAAATCCGAAAGGCAAATATTGCCGTGCCAGAAGATGACGAAATCTGTCCAGTCGCCCCTCCCCCCAAACATGTCCTTGAGATCATG GAGCAGCTCCAGAGGCTGGAGGTGGAGCTTAGTGAGGTGGCCAGGAACAAAGAGAAGCTGCAGCGGAATCTTCTGGAGCTGACTGAGTACACACACATGCTGAGGATCACGCGCACCTTCGTACACAGCCGCTCCCGG AATAAGGCCCTTGGCCCCCAGTATGAAGAGTTCCAATCCATTGAGTCAGACTCTGCAGGCTGCACTGGTATGCAGAGACTGGGAGCCAAGCTGGG GTTCGTGTCAGGTCTAATCCACCGGGTGAAGGTGGAGGCCTTTGAGCGCATGTTGTGGAGGGTGTGTAAGGGTTACACTATCCTCAGCTATGCAGAGCTGGGCGAGAGCCTCGCTGACCTGGACACG GGTGAGATCAGCACAAATGTGGTGTTCCTCATCTCATTCTGGGGTGACCAGATTGGACAGAAGGTCCAGAAGATCTGTGATTG TTACCACTGTCACCTTTACCCCCACCCTGAGAACGACGAGGAGAGGGCAGATGTGATGGACAGCCTAAGGACACGCATCCAGGACTTAAACAAT GTGCTCCACCGCACTGAGGAGTACCTGAGGCAGGTGCTGCAGAAGGCCTCAGAGTCAGCCTTCACCTGGGTAGTGCAGGTGAAGAAGATGAAGGCTATCTACCACATCCTCAACCTGTGTAGCTTTGACGTCACCAACAAGTGTCTCATAGCTGAGGTGTGGTGCCCTGTCAATGACCTGACCAACCTGCGGGGGGCGTTGGAGGAAGGCTCG AGAAAAGGTGACGCCACTGTACCATCCTTTGTAAACCGAATCCCAAGCAACGACACTCCGCCTACGCTCTTGAGAACAAACAAGTTCACCTCTGGCTTTCAGAGTATCGTAGAGGCTTATGGGGTTGGAGACTACAGGGAGGTTAGTCCAG CCCCCTACACCATCATTACGTTCCCGTTCTTGTTTGCGGTCATGTTTGGGGACCTTGGTCACGGCATGGTCATGGCATGCTTTGCCCTGTGGATGGTGCTGACAGAGAAGAGCCACAAGCGCAAGCGCTCTGATAATGAG ATCTGGACAATGTTCTTCGAGGGACGTTATATCATACTAATGATGGGCCTTTTCTCTGTGTACACGGGGCTGATCTACAATGACTGCTTCTCCAAGTCACTCAACATATTTGGCTCAGGCTGGAGTGTTAGGGCTATGTTCACAGATCAGCAGTGGAC AAATGAAACACTCCAAACAAATACTTTGCTCATCCTTGATCCTAATGTCAGTGGTGTCTTCGTTGGACCATACCCTTTTGGCATTGATCCT ATATGGAACATGGCAGTGAATCGCCTGTCCTTCCTGAACTCCTACAAGATGAAGATGTCTGTCATCATAGGGGTCATGCACATGAGCTTTGGGGTGGTGCTCAGTGTTTTCAACCATCT GCACTTCAAACAGAGGTTCAACATCTACCTGCTGTTCCTCCCTGAGTTGCTGTTCCTGCTGTGTCTCTTTGGCTACCTGGTCTTCATGATCATCTACAAGTGGCTGGCGTTTGGTGCACGTGACTCCCGCCTGGCCCCCAGCATCCTCATCCACTTCATCAACATGTTCCTAATGCAGGGAGGGGACAACACCCCTCTCTACCCCGGACAG ACTGGGCTGCAGGTCTTCCTGGTGGTGGTGGCTctgctgtgtgtgcctgtgctgCTGATAGGAAAACCTGTCTACCTCTACTGGCTGCACCGTGGAGGGAAGAGCCTGCGATTGCGCAGG GGTTATGAGAGAGTTCGGCGTGTGAGTGAGGATGATATGTCCCAAGCACCAGCTTACGCtgatgatgaggaagagggaTTTGATGACCTCATGACCAGCAGGGACACCCAGCCTAAGGAGGTCAAAACCGCAACTGTACATACATCTCATATAAATATTTGA